One region of Pangasianodon hypophthalmus isolate fPanHyp1 chromosome 15, fPanHyp1.pri, whole genome shotgun sequence genomic DNA includes:
- the dcaf12 gene encoding DDB1- and CUL4-associated factor 12 isoform X2 — MARKTVSRKRKAGELKEQQLDWCQSVYKRARVSSSSRHAQQWWQGRQSMVSAIRGREFRPQKQHEWGFQRSLRGFAAGRIPGILREREFSLGCLNKVFASQWLNQRQVVCGTKCNTLFVVDVLTGQITRIPMLKDREGQGGGSLGMGVIGNPVFQNPGLAGGLDAQQGCGIHAIELNPSRTLLATGGDNPNSLAVYRLPTLDPVCVGDDGHNDWIFSIAWISDTMAVSGSRDGSMGLWEVSEEVLSLAEKQQVEEGVPSYAHISHRALKDIPKEYTHPYNCKVRALAFNNSHKELGAVSLDGYFHLWKAEDNLCKELSTKLPYCKENVCLAYGLDWSVYAVGSQAHVSFLDPRQSSQNIKSVSSRERGSGIRSVSFYEHIVTVGTGQGSLLFYDIRAQRFLDGPSNSPGGYRKTPADGILKLTTGRGWLA, encoded by the exons ATGGCGAGAAAAACAGTTAGCAGGAAAAGGAAGGCAGGGGAGCTCAAGGAACAACAG CTTGATTGGTGCCAGTCTGTGTATAAGCGTGCCCGTGTATCCTCTTCATCACGTCATGCCCAGCAGTGGTGGCAGGGCCGTCAGTCAATGGTGTCCGCCATCCGCGGACGGGAATTTCGTCCACAGAAGCAGCACGAGTGGGGGTTCCAGCGCAGCTTGCGTGGCTTCGCAGCAGGGCGCATCCCAGGAATCCTCAGAGAGCGCGAGTTCTCCCTGGGCTGCCTCAACAAGGTGTTTGCCTCTCAGTGGCTCAATCAGCGTCAGGTGGTGTGCGGGACCAAGTGCAACACG CTGTTTGTGGTAGACGTGCTCACGGGCCAGATTACCCGGATCCCGATGCTGaaggacagagagggacagggcGGAGGCTCCCTGGGCATGGGTGTGATAGGCAACCCGGTCTTTCAAAACCCAGGATTAGCTGGTGGACTGGATGCCCAGCAGGGCTGTGGCATCCACGCCATCGAGCTCAACCCTTCACGCACCCTACTGGCCACCGGAGGAGATAACCCGAACAGCCTGGCTGTCTATCGACTGCCCACACTTGACCCCGTCTGCGTCGGCGAT gatGGTCACAATGACTGGATCTTTTCCATTGCCTGGATCAGTGACACCATGGCTGTATCAG GTTCTCGGGATGGCTCCATGGGTCTGTGGGAGGTCTCTGAAGAGGTGCTAAGTCTAGCAGAGAAACAGCAGGTTGAGGAAGGGGTCCCCAGCTACGCCCACATCTCCCACCGTGCCCTTAAAGATATCCCTAAAGAGTACACCCACCCGTATAACTGCAAAGTGCGTGCCCTGGCCTTCAATAACAGCCATAAG GAGCTAGGTGCTGTTTCTCTAGATGGATATTTTCATTTATGGAAGGCAGAGGACAACCTGTGTAAG GAGCTCTCTACGAAGCTTCCTTATTGCAAGGAGAACGTGTGCCTGGCGTATGGACTGGACTGGTCTGTGTATGCGGTCGGCTCCCAGGCACACGTGTCCTTCCTTGATCCTCGGCAGTCTTCCCAAAACATAAAGTCTGTGAGCTCCAGAGAACGTGGCAGTG GAATTCGCTCCGTCAGCTTCTACGAGCACATAGTGACAGTAGGCACAGGCCAAGGCTCCCTGCTCTTCTACGACATTAGGGCTCAGCGTTTCCTTGATGGTCCATCCAATTCACCCGGCGGGTACCGGAAGACCCCTGCAGACGGCATCCTCAAGCTCACCACGGGGAGAGGCTGGCTG GCATAA
- the dcaf12 gene encoding DDB1- and CUL4-associated factor 12 isoform X1 produces MARKTVSRKRKAGELKEQQLDWCQSVYKRARVSSSSRHAQQWWQGRQSMVSAIRGREFRPQKQHEWGFQRSLRGFAAGRIPGILREREFSLGCLNKVFASQWLNQRQVVCGTKCNTLFVVDVLTGQITRIPMLKDREGQGGGSLGMGVIGNPVFQNPGLAGGLDAQQGCGIHAIELNPSRTLLATGGDNPNSLAVYRLPTLDPVCVGDDGHNDWIFSIAWISDTMAVSGSRDGSMGLWEVSEEVLSLAEKQQVEEGVPSYAHISHRALKDIPKEYTHPYNCKVRALAFNNSHKELGAVSLDGYFHLWKAEDNLCKELSTKLPYCKENVCLAYGLDWSVYAVGSQAHVSFLDPRQSSQNIKSVSSRERGSGIRSVSFYEHIVTVGTGQGSLLFYDIRAQRFLDGPSNSPGGYRKTPADGILKLTTGRGWLNHDETWRSYFSDISSFPNAVYTHCYDDSGTKLFVAGGPLCSGLHGNYAGLWS; encoded by the exons ATGGCGAGAAAAACAGTTAGCAGGAAAAGGAAGGCAGGGGAGCTCAAGGAACAACAG CTTGATTGGTGCCAGTCTGTGTATAAGCGTGCCCGTGTATCCTCTTCATCACGTCATGCCCAGCAGTGGTGGCAGGGCCGTCAGTCAATGGTGTCCGCCATCCGCGGACGGGAATTTCGTCCACAGAAGCAGCACGAGTGGGGGTTCCAGCGCAGCTTGCGTGGCTTCGCAGCAGGGCGCATCCCAGGAATCCTCAGAGAGCGCGAGTTCTCCCTGGGCTGCCTCAACAAGGTGTTTGCCTCTCAGTGGCTCAATCAGCGTCAGGTGGTGTGCGGGACCAAGTGCAACACG CTGTTTGTGGTAGACGTGCTCACGGGCCAGATTACCCGGATCCCGATGCTGaaggacagagagggacagggcGGAGGCTCCCTGGGCATGGGTGTGATAGGCAACCCGGTCTTTCAAAACCCAGGATTAGCTGGTGGACTGGATGCCCAGCAGGGCTGTGGCATCCACGCCATCGAGCTCAACCCTTCACGCACCCTACTGGCCACCGGAGGAGATAACCCGAACAGCCTGGCTGTCTATCGACTGCCCACACTTGACCCCGTCTGCGTCGGCGAT gatGGTCACAATGACTGGATCTTTTCCATTGCCTGGATCAGTGACACCATGGCTGTATCAG GTTCTCGGGATGGCTCCATGGGTCTGTGGGAGGTCTCTGAAGAGGTGCTAAGTCTAGCAGAGAAACAGCAGGTTGAGGAAGGGGTCCCCAGCTACGCCCACATCTCCCACCGTGCCCTTAAAGATATCCCTAAAGAGTACACCCACCCGTATAACTGCAAAGTGCGTGCCCTGGCCTTCAATAACAGCCATAAG GAGCTAGGTGCTGTTTCTCTAGATGGATATTTTCATTTATGGAAGGCAGAGGACAACCTGTGTAAG GAGCTCTCTACGAAGCTTCCTTATTGCAAGGAGAACGTGTGCCTGGCGTATGGACTGGACTGGTCTGTGTATGCGGTCGGCTCCCAGGCACACGTGTCCTTCCTTGATCCTCGGCAGTCTTCCCAAAACATAAAGTCTGTGAGCTCCAGAGAACGTGGCAGTG GAATTCGCTCCGTCAGCTTCTACGAGCACATAGTGACAGTAGGCACAGGCCAAGGCTCCCTGCTCTTCTACGACATTAGGGCTCAGCGTTTCCTTGATGGTCCATCCAATTCACCCGGCGGGTACCGGAAGACCCCTGCAGACGGCATCCTCAAGCTCACCACGGGGAGAGGCTGGCTG AACCATGACGAAACGTGGAGAAGCTATTTCTCAGATATCAGCTCCTTTCCCAACGCCgtctacacacactgctacGATGACTCTGGAACCAAGCTGTTTGTGGCCGGTGGACCTCTGTGCTCGGGGCTACATGGCAATTACGCAGGCCTCTGGAGCTAG